The following coding sequences are from one Ctenopharyngodon idella isolate HZGC_01 chromosome 17, HZGC01, whole genome shotgun sequence window:
- the shprh gene encoding E3 ubiquitin-protein ligase SHPRH: protein MSSRRKRAPPVRMDEEAKRRVEWNMLEDRRNEGDCEDIQESIPAPSDSCQPGPVIESSQEEESQCFISSAGTEEGPSEEHPSCSIKDSLPDTIELNVMPLSALEQGWNALIGEFNLYPKIPFVLGDDSFCLQQTGDTLTLRLNSDELEVETGRSDPVCPVPIECSFGGKLLEDLDWLQKRKVIKLCHASGDVSVKLKIFLLESGLGRPEFLSEGNGRIKKASQLLQKLMELFHDFVIPEVMENEEEECDTDLERQNVEELYDHVRHLHQTEAVEQSFDVQHPGLIPVLRPYQSQAVSWMLRREKYKSSTTQEQRLHFLWREMVTICGKKLFYNPYTGCLIREFPLAGVDWPGGILADEMGLGKTVEVLALILCNTRQNLEHGVLTLPVGRSVNYFVPPPPLERQRTIKHEVRPKEKIIYPAVREMLLTAIKEMKVGKGASINAIFAYLRTMYKYDTLKNRNHIKKILTKLISENIVEQIKGRGLAGSFKLGKNYKEKKKKPAAHRTKSFDKATPRRTSRRVSSQDKEASLTSYTTASDSEDNVEPPLLTEELKCEPDSLLDAENPQQKTSVDITDEDDKETADKPQHKMTKNIHIESTESDLTQNLKPELETPTRASVIPFNTSDYRFECICGELGLVDYKPRVQCLNCLLWQHAECVNYKEENLETTPFYCPHCLVAMTPVSTGATLIISPSSICHQWVDEINRHIHTSSLRVLVYQGVKRHGFIQPHILAEQDVVITTYDVLRTELNYVDIPHSNSKDGRRFRNQKRYMAIPSPLVAVEWWRVCLDEAQMVECTTAKAAEMALRLTSVNRWCVSGTPVQRGLEDLYGLVLFLGVDPYWVKYWWDQLLYRPYRHGNTGPLYNVIGQLLWRSAKKDVIDQIQIPPQTEEIHWLNFSPVEGHFYHRQHEVCSQDALVKLRKISDWSLKLGSLDRRTVSTILYPLLRLRQACCHPQAVRGEFLPLQKSTMTMEELLKSLQKKCRVECEEAHRQLVCALNGLAGIHIIRGEFADAAEMYREVLRSSEEHKARLKTDSLQRLHATHNLMELLNAKHPGIPPTLRDDSLKEEAEQLKQHYMAKVNSEVSEAHQNLQPVLQHIKELKRKVNLRSPWWLDVIQQAIQYSMDDDLVGRIQNELTCSYKQQANKLSLADKFRDARGLQFLLSTQMDDLMKSQKTVQDAVKKLEGPPSQQVIEEATLCHLRPVRLPLNNCVFCKADELFTDYESKLFSHTVKGQTAIFEEMIEDEDGLVDDRLPTTSRGLWAASETERALKAILSFAKVRRIESGLIEEGSSFMELFESWKKEYKLLHEYWMSLRDHVSAIDELGMATERMRVRLPDEPKPKVLHIIEPHEVEQNRIKLLNDRAVAKSQLQKKLGQFLYLTNLEKSQDKSTGGLNPEPCPICARPLGQEWAVLTCGHCFCNGCIAIIVEQYSVGNRRRAIKCAICRQTTSHSEISYVFTTQSAHQGQDIPVKGSHSTKVEAVVRVLKKIQMTNPGAKSLVFSTWQGVLDIIAKALFDNNMEFAQINGIHKFQENLSAFKYEDKINILLLPLHTGSNGLNIIEATHVLLVEPILNPAHELQAIGRVHRIGQTKPTFVHRFLIKSTIEERMQAMLKTAEKSHSSTSMKHSEASVFTVADLAELFTEDSEALE from the exons ATGAGCAGCAGGAGGAAACGCGCGCCGCCGGTGCGCATGGACGAGGAGGCCAAGAGGAGAGTGGAGTGGAATATGCTTGAAGATCGGAGAAATGAAGGAGATTGTGAAGACATTCAGGAGTCAATCCCAGCACCGTCAGACAGCTGTCAACCTGGACCAGTGATTGAGAGCAGCCAGGAAGAGGAAAGCCAGTGTTTTATATCTTCTGCAGGCACAGAAGAAGGACCATCAGAAGAGCATCCAAGCTGCTCCATAAAGGATTCTCTTCCTGATACCATAGAACTGAATGTCATGCCTCTTTCTGCTCTCGAACAGGGATGGAATGCGCTGATTGGAGAGTTTAACCTGTATCCAAAGATTCCTTTTGTGCTTGGAGACGATTCCTTCTGCCTGCAGCAAACAGGTGACACACTAACTTTGAGACTGAATAGTGATGAATTGGAGGTTGAGACGGGCAGAAGTGATCCTGTCTGTCCTGTGCCGATTGAATGTTCCTTTGGTGGAAAATTGTTGGAGGATCTGGATTGGCTACAAAAGAGAAAGGTCATTAAATTGTGCCATGCTTCAGGAGATGTATCAGTGAAG CTGAAAATTTTTCTTCTCGAATCCGGGTTGGGCAGACCAGAATTCCTCAGTGAAGGAAATGGGCGCATTAAAAAAGCCAGTCAGCTTCTGCAGAAATTAATGGAATTGTTTCATGACTTCGTCATCCCTG AGGTGATGGAGAATGAAGAGGAGGAGTGTGACACTGATCTGGAGCGTCAGAACGTTGAGGAGCTGTACGATCATGTTAGACACCTCCACCAGACAGAAGCAGTGGAGCAGAGCTTCGACGTCCAGCACCCTGGCCTCATACCTGTGCTGAGACCCTATCAGAGTCAGGCGGTCAGCTGGATGCTGAGGAGAGAGAAGTACAAAAGCAGCACCACTCAAG AGCAAAGGTTGCATTTTCTTTGGAGGGAAATGGTCACGATTTGTGGCAAAAAACTCTTTTACAATCCCTACACCGGATG CTTGATCCGAGAGTTTCCTCTTGCTGGTGTGGACTGGCCTGGCGGGATCCTTGCTGATGAGATGGGGCTTGGGAAAACCGTGGAAGTACTGGCCCTTATTCTGTGTAACACCCGGCAAAACCTGGAGCACGGGGTTCTCACTTTACCTGTG GGACGATCTGTGAATTACTTTGTCCCTCCTCCACCATTAGAGAGACAACGAACCATTAAACATGAGGTGAGACCCAAGGAGAAGATCATTTATCCag CTGTTCGTGAGATGCTGTTGACTGCGATCAAGGAAATGAAGGTTGGGAAAGGAGCGTCAATCAATgccatttttgcatatttacgGACCATGTACAAGTACGACACCCTAAAGAACCGTAACCACATAAAGAAAATCTTGACCAAACTCATTAGTGAGAACATTGTGGAACAGATCAAAGGACGAGGGCTAGCAGGATCCTTCAAACTGGGGAAGAACtacaaagaaaagaagaagaagccCGCCGCTCATCGAACT AAATCTTTTGACAAGGCCACTCCAAGGAGAACATCTCGTCGAGTTTCTTCTCAGGATAAAGAGGCATCGCTGACCTCTTATACCACAGCTTCAGATTCTGAAGACAATGTTGAACCTCCTCTCCTGACAGAGGAACTGAAGTGTGAGCCAGATTCCCTTCTGGACGCAGAGAATCCACAACAGAAGACGTCAGTAGACATCACAGATGAAGATGATAAAGAAACCGCAGACAAACCCCaacataaaatgacaaaaaacatccATATCGAGAGTACTGAATCAGATCTTACACAAAACTTAAAGCCTGAACTCGAAACCCCAACTAGAGCGTCTGTGATCCCGTTTAATACTTCAGATTACCGCTTCGAGTGCATCTGTGGAGAGCTTGGGTTGGTGGACTATAAGCCACGGGTTCAGTGCCTCAATTGTCTGCTGTGGCAGCATGCAGAGTGTGTCAACTACAAAGAGGAGAACCTAGAAACCACTCCGTTTTATTGCCCTCATTGCCTGGTGGCAATGACACCTGTGTCTACTGGAGCCACTCTTATCATCTCACCCAGCTCCATCTGTCACCAATGGGTGGATGAAATTAACCGGCACATTCATACTTCCTCCCTTAGAGTGCTG GTGTATCAGGGTGTGAAGAGACATGGTTTCATCCAGCCCCACATTCTGGCGGAGCAGGATGTGGTCATCACCACTTACGATGTGCTGCGCACTGAACTCAATTACGTCGACATCCCCCACAGCAACAGCAAAGACGGCCGTCGATTCCGCAACCAGAAGCGCTACATGGCCATACCGAGCCCTTTAGTGGCCGTGGAGTGGTGGCGTGTCTGCTTGGATGAAGCTCAGATGGTGGAGTGCACCACAGCTAAG GCAGCAGAGATGGCTTTGCGTCTCACATCTGTTAATCGTTGGTGTGTCAGTGGAACACCTGTGCAGAGAGGTTTGGAAG ACTTGTATGGTCTTGTCCTGTTTTTGGGAGTTGATCCCTATTGGGTGAAGTACTGGTGGGACCAGTTACTCTATCGCCCGTACCGCCACGGCAATACAGGACCACTCTACAATGTCATTGGTCAATTACTGTGGCGATCTGCCAAAAAAGATGTCATTGATCAG ATCCAAATCCCCCCTCAAACAGAAGAGATCCACTGGCTTAACTTCTCCCCAGTAGAAGGACACTTTTACCACCGTCAGCATGAGGTTTGCTCCCAGGATGCTCTTGTAAAGCTAAGAAAGATCTCTGACTGGTCACTAAAGTTGGGTAGTTTGGACCGACGTACCGTCTCTACCATATTATACCCTCTCCTGCGTCTACGTCAGGCCTGCTGCCACCCGCAAGCTGTCAGAGGAGAATTTCTGCCCCTCCAGAAGAG CACAATGACAATGGAGGAATTGTTGAAGTCATTGCAGAAGAAATGTCGGGTGGAGTGTGAAGAAGCCCACAGGCAGCTGGTGTGTGCTCTAAATGGTCTGGCTGGCATCCACATCATTAGAG GAGAGTTTGCAGATGCAGCAGAGATGTACAGGGAAGTGTTGCGATCATCTGAAGAACATAAAGCAAGACTGAAAACTGATTCCCTTCAG AGGCTTCATGCAACCCATAATCTGATGGAGCTTCTAAATGCAAAGCATCCTGGGATTCCTCCAACCCTGAGAGATGACAGTCTCAAAGAAGAG GCTGAGCAGCTGAAGCAGCATTACATGGCAAAGGTGAATTCTGAGGTTTCTGAAGCACATCAGAACCTGCAACCTGTTCTTCAGCACATTAAAGAGCTAAAACGCAAG GTGAACCTTCGCTCTCCCTGGTGGCTGGATGTCATACAGCAGGCCATTCAGTACTCCATGGATGACGACCTGGTGGGTCGCATCCAAAATGAGCTCACTTGCAGCTATAAACAACAAGCCAACAAGCTTTCATTGGCAGACAA GTTTCGAGATGCTCGTGGTCTTCAGTTTTTGCTCAGCACTCAAATGGATGATTTGATGAAATCACAGAAAACGGTCCAGGATGCTGTAAAGAAGCTGGAGGGGCCGCCATCTCAGCAAGTCATCGAGGAAGCGACACTTTGCCACCTGCGACCTGTTCGTCTGCCACTGAACAa CTGTGTGTTTTGCAAAGCTGATGAACTTTTTACGGACTATGAATCAAAACTGTTCTCTCACAC AGTAAAGGGGCAGACAGCCATCTTTGAGGAGATGATTGAAGATGAGGATGGTCTGGTAGATGACAGACTCCCCACGACCAGTCGGGGGTTGTGGGCGGCCAGTGAGACAGAACGGGCCCTTAAAGCCATCCTGTCCTTCGCCAAAGTCCGCCGCATAGAGTCTGGCCTTATAGAGGAGGGAAGCTCCTTCATGGAGCTCTTTGAGTCCTGGAAGAAAGAATATAAG CTGCTGCATGAGTACTGGATGTCACTGCGGGATCATGTGTCAGCCATAGATGAGCTGGGCATGGCCACCGAAAGGATGCGTGTGCGGTTACCTGATGAGCCCAAACCCAAAGTGCTGCATATCATAGAACCTCACGAG GTGGAGCAGAACAGGATAAAGCTGCTTAATGATAGGGCAGTGGCCAAATCACAACTGCAAAAAAAGCTTGGGCAGTTTCTCTATCTCACAAACCTGGAAAAG TCTCAGGATAAGTCCACTGGCGGTCTGAATCCAGAACCATGCCCAATCTGTGCTCGACCGTTGGGTCAGgag TGGGCCGTACTGACCTGTGGACACTGTTTCTGTAACGGGTGCATCGCCATCATCGTGGAGCAGTACAGCGTTGGCAATCGACGGAGAGCTATAAAGTGCGCCATATGCCGACAAACCACTTCACATTCAGAGATTTCATATGTGTTCACCACTCAGAGTGCCCACCAGGGGCAGGACATCCCTGTGAAG GGTAGCCACTCCACGAAGGTCGAGGCTGTGGTTCGAGTCCTAAAGAAAATCCAGATGACCAACCCGGGAGCCAAGTCTCTTGTGTTCTCCACG TGGCAGGGCGTCCTGGATATCATTGCAAAAGCCCTTTTCGACAACAACATGGAGTTTGCACAGATCAACGGAATTCACAAATTTCAG GAGAACCTGAGTGCTTTTAAATACGAGGATAAGATCAACATCTTGCTGTTGCCACTGCACACGGGCTCAAACGGGTTGAACATCATCGAGGCCACACATGTGCTGCTGGTGGAGCCCATCCTAAACCCCGCCCATGAGCTGCAGGCCATTGGAAGAGTGCATCGGATTGGCCAGACCAA ACCCACATTTGTTCATCGGTTTCTGATCAAGTCCACCATTGAGGAGCGAATGCAAGCCATGCTAAAAACAGCAGAAAAGAG TCATAGCTCCACGTCCATGAAGCATTCGGAGGCCTCCGTATTTACAGTGGCAGATCTGGCCGAGCTGTTCACAGAGGATAGCGAGGCTCTTGAGTAA